The window CTCACGACGGAGTCGATCGTGCGGCCCCGGTCGCGGATGTCTCGCAGGATGCGGCGCAGCACGCGCACGTCGGCGTCCGTGTCCACGAACACCTTGATGTCGAAGAGCGAGCGCAGCTTCTCGCTCTCGAAGATCAGGATCCCCTCGACGATGACGACGTCCGCGGGTTCGACGCGCACCGTCTCCTTGCGCCGCAGGTGGAGGCGATAGTCGTACGTCGGCCGTTCGATCGGCCGGCCTTCCCTCAGGGCGGCCATGTGCTCCAGAAACAGCTCCTGGTCGAAGGAGAGCGGATGGTCGTAGTTGATCCGCGCCCGCTCCGCGAACGTCAGGTGGCTCAGGTCCTTGTAATACGCGTCGTACGGGATGACCACGACGCGGTGCCGAAACTCCGACGCCAGCCGGAGCGCGAGCGTCGTCTTGCCGGAACCCGTGCCGCCAGCGATGCCGACAAAGAGTGGTTTGCGCTTCAAGGTATCCGTCCTCGTTCAGCCGTCGCTTCTCGTTGCCCTGCCTATCATAA of the Clostridia bacterium genome contains:
- the udk gene encoding uridine kinase, whose protein sequence is MKRKPLFVGIAGGTGSGKTTLALRLASEFRHRVVVIPYDAYYKDLSHLTFAERARINYDHPLSFDQELFLEHMAALREGRPIERPTYDYRLHLRRKETVRVEPADVVIVEGILIFESEKLRSLFDIKVFVDTDADVRVLRRILRDIRDRGRTIDSVVSQYLTTVKPMHDEFVEPSKRYADLIVPEGGFNPVALDVLIAKLRSILDEGDGRA